A genomic segment from Endomicrobiales bacterium encodes:
- the thrC gene encoding threonine synthase — protein MAYKGLIEHYRRFLPVTDKTQIITLLEGNTPLIPAQNLGNKIGFAGKIFFKYEGLNPTGSFKDRGMTMAVTKAVEEGAKAIICASTGNTSAAAAAYAARAQIRCIVLIPDGNIALGKLSQAVMHGAMVIAIDGNFDVALKMVRELSEKYPITLVNSVNPYRIEGQKTAAFEVYDALGKAPDFQFMPVGNAGNITAYWKGYKEYASIFPNYGMPKMMGFQAAGSAPIVLGRPIEDPQTIATAIKIGNPASWQSAIAARDESGGVIDSVTDDEILEAYKLVAACEGVYCEPASAASIAGLIKYTKNNYFKKNCKNPLHTKIVCVLTGHGLKDPDRAIACAPKPLRMKADINELVKAIKI, from the coding sequence ATGGCTTACAAAGGTTTAATTGAGCATTACAGGCGCTTCTTGCCGGTTACCGACAAAACACAAATAATAACTTTGCTTGAAGGCAATACTCCGCTTATCCCAGCCCAAAACCTTGGAAATAAAATTGGTTTTGCAGGAAAGATATTTTTTAAATACGAGGGGCTAAACCCAACTGGTTCATTTAAAGACCGCGGTATGACAATGGCAGTAACAAAAGCCGTTGAAGAGGGTGCTAAGGCAATTATTTGCGCATCTACAGGCAATACATCTGCCGCCGCCGCCGCCTATGCGGCGCGTGCCCAAATACGCTGCATCGTTCTTATTCCAGATGGAAATATTGCTCTTGGCAAGCTTTCTCAAGCGGTTATGCACGGCGCCATGGTTATAGCCATAGACGGAAACTTTGATGTTGCCCTTAAAATGGTAAGAGAGTTAAGTGAAAAATACCCTATAACACTTGTAAATTCGGTTAACCCTTATAGAATAGAAGGCCAAAAAACAGCAGCTTTTGAAGTTTACGACGCTCTTGGCAAAGCGCCCGACTTTCAGTTTATGCCGGTTGGCAATGCCGGCAATATAACCGCTTATTGGAAGGGTTATAAAGAGTACGCTTCAATTTTTCCAAATTACGGTATGCCGAAGATGATGGGTTTTCAAGCGGCCGGTTCTGCCCCAATTGTACTTGGCAGGCCTATTGAAGACCCACAAACAATAGCTACCGCGATAAAGATAGGCAACCCTGCTTCGTGGCAGAGTGCTATTGCCGCAAGAGATGAGTCGGGTGGTGTAATTGACAGCGTAACCGACGATGAAATTTTAGAAGCATATAAACTTGTTGCCGCATGCGAAGGTGTTTACTGTGAGCCAGCTTCGGCGGCATCAATTGCGGGGCTTATAAAGTACACAAAAAATAATTATTTTAAGAAAAACTGTAAAAACCCGCTCCATACAAAAATTGTTTGCGTGCTCACAGGCCATGGGCTAAAAGACCCCGATAGAGCAATTGCCTGCGCGCCAAAACCGTTGCGTATGAAAGCCGATATAAATGAGCTTGTAAAAGCCATTAAAATATAA
- a CDS encoding DUF3467 domain-containing protein has product MEDLKKQQEIAIEIDDVTAQGAYINLAMIGHSENEFILDFIFAQPQNKKAKVRSRIITSPAHVKMLVAALKDNIDKYEARFGEIKAQNQQPGEKKIGFYN; this is encoded by the coding sequence ATGGAAGATTTAAAAAAACAGCAGGAAATTGCCATTGAAATTGACGATGTAACTGCACAGGGTGCTTACATAAACCTGGCAATGATTGGCCATTCAGAAAATGAGTTTATCCTAGATTTTATATTTGCCCAGCCACAGAACAAAAAAGCAAAAGTAAGAAGCCGCATAATTACATCGCCTGCCCATGTCAAAATGCTTGTTGCCGCATTAAAAGACAACATAGATAAATACGAAGCCCGCTTTGGCGAAATAAAAGCCCAAAACCAACAGCCAGGCGAGAAAAAAATAGGTTTTTATAATTAA